One segment of Streptomyces sp. NA02950 DNA contains the following:
- a CDS encoding PLP-dependent aminotransferase family protein produces the protein MHERSSVADLVESLRKELDRYSPGEKLPSSRALVERHRVSPVTVSRALAVLAAEGLVVTRPGAGAFRAARPRPEAARPGDTSWQEVALSVETAGEAVPRSVDASGVLATLAAPPPGTLELNGGYLHPSLQPERALAAALARAGRRPGAWGRPPMEGLTDLRAWFAREIGGPAGTLAAADVLVTAGGQSALTCALRALAPPGAPVLVESPTYPGMLAAARASGLRPVPVPADTDGVRTDLLAEALRASGARVFVCQPLFQNPTGASLTAERRREVLRIARAAGAFVVEDDFARRLVHDDAPPLPAPLAADDPDGVVVHVCSLTKATSPSLRVGALAARGPAFERLRAIQVVDSFFVPRPLQEAALELVGAPAWPRHLRTVAAELRARRQAVVTAVRRELPDLALPHVPPGGYHLWLRLPRRTDEAALASAALRAGVAVAHGRPYFCAEPPAPHVRLSFASVAGAGELAEGVRRLRTACAEVLG, from the coding sequence ATGCATGAGCGTAGCAGTGTCGCTGACCTGGTGGAAAGCCTGCGGAAAGAGCTGGACCGCTACTCGCCGGGCGAGAAGCTGCCCTCGAGCCGGGCACTGGTGGAGCGCCACCGGGTAAGCCCGGTGACCGTCTCCCGCGCCCTCGCCGTACTCGCCGCCGAGGGGCTGGTGGTCACCCGGCCCGGCGCCGGTGCCTTCCGCGCCGCCCGCCCCCGCCCCGAGGCGGCACGGCCGGGCGACACCTCCTGGCAGGAGGTCGCCCTGAGCGTGGAGACGGCGGGCGAGGCCGTGCCCCGATCGGTCGACGCCTCGGGGGTACTGGCCACCCTCGCCGCCCCGCCGCCCGGCACCCTGGAGCTCAACGGCGGCTATCTCCACCCCTCCCTCCAGCCCGAACGCGCCCTGGCCGCCGCCCTGGCCCGGGCCGGGAGACGGCCCGGCGCCTGGGGCCGCCCGCCCATGGAAGGGCTCACCGACCTGCGCGCCTGGTTCGCCCGGGAGATCGGCGGCCCGGCCGGAACCCTCGCCGCCGCCGACGTCCTGGTCACCGCGGGCGGTCAGTCCGCGCTCACCTGTGCCCTGCGCGCCCTCGCCCCGCCCGGCGCCCCCGTGCTCGTCGAATCCCCCACCTACCCCGGCATGCTGGCCGCCGCCCGCGCCTCCGGGCTGCGCCCGGTCCCGGTCCCGGCGGACACCGACGGGGTGCGCACCGATCTGCTCGCCGAGGCGCTGCGCGCGAGCGGTGCCCGCGTCTTCGTCTGCCAGCCGCTCTTCCAGAACCCGACCGGAGCGAGCCTGACCGCCGAGCGGCGCCGCGAGGTGCTGCGGATCGCCCGCGCGGCGGGCGCCTTCGTGGTGGAGGACGACTTCGCCCGGCGCCTCGTCCACGACGACGCGCCGCCGCTGCCCGCCCCGCTCGCCGCGGACGACCCGGACGGCGTGGTCGTCCACGTCTGCTCGCTCACCAAGGCCACCTCGCCCAGCCTGCGGGTCGGCGCGCTCGCCGCCCGCGGCCCCGCCTTCGAGCGGCTGCGCGCGATCCAGGTCGTCGACAGCTTCTTCGTCCCCCGGCCGTTGCAGGAAGCGGCCCTGGAACTGGTCGGCGCCCCCGCCTGGCCGCGCCACCTGCGCACCGTCGCGGCCGAGTTGCGCGCCCGGCGCCAGGCGGTGGTCACCGCCGTCCGGCGGGAGCTGCCCGATCTCGCCCTGCCCCATGTGCCCCCCGGCGGCTACCACCTGTGGCTGCGGCTGCCCCGGCGCACCGACGAAGCCGCGCTGGCCTCGGCCGCGCTGCGCGCCGGGGTCGCCGTCGCCCACGGCCGTCCGTACTTCTGCGCCGAGCCGCCCGCGCCGCATGTGCGGCTGAGCTTCGCCTCGGTGGCCGGGGCCGGTGAGCTCGCCGAGGGCGTCCGCAGACTCCGTACCGCCTGTGCCGAGGTGCTGGGCTGA
- a CDS encoding 3-hydroxybutyryl-CoA dehydrogenase, translating to MTDIERVGVVGCGQMGAGIAEVCARSGLDVMVAETTGEALEIGRTRLTNSLGKAAERGKITEEERDATLERLSFTTDLGEFADRDLVIEAVVENEQVKTEIFQVLDQVVTRPDAILASNTSSIPLVKLAVATSRPDHVIGIHFFNPAPVQALVELVPALTTSDETIKRGEALVHDILGKHAIRAQDRSGFVVNALLIPYLLSAIRMFESGIASREDIDNGMEMGCAHPMGPLKLSDLIGLDTIAAIAESMYSEYKEPLYAAPPLLLRMVDAGRLGRKTGSGFYMY from the coding sequence GTGACCGACATCGAACGCGTCGGAGTGGTGGGCTGCGGCCAGATGGGCGCCGGCATCGCGGAGGTGTGCGCCCGTTCCGGCCTGGACGTCATGGTCGCGGAGACCACCGGCGAGGCCCTGGAGATCGGCCGGACCCGCCTGACCAACTCCCTCGGCAAGGCCGCCGAACGCGGCAAGATCACCGAGGAGGAGCGGGACGCGACGCTGGAGCGGCTGAGCTTCACCACCGATCTGGGGGAGTTCGCCGACCGCGATCTGGTCATCGAGGCCGTCGTGGAGAACGAGCAGGTCAAGACCGAGATCTTCCAGGTGCTCGACCAGGTGGTGACCCGCCCGGACGCGATCCTGGCCTCCAACACCTCCTCCATTCCGCTGGTCAAGCTGGCCGTCGCCACCTCGCGGCCGGACCATGTCATCGGCATCCACTTCTTCAACCCGGCCCCGGTGCAGGCGCTGGTCGAGCTGGTCCCGGCGCTGACCACCAGCGACGAGACCATCAAGCGCGGCGAGGCGCTGGTCCACGACATCCTCGGCAAGCACGCCATCCGGGCCCAGGACCGCTCCGGCTTCGTGGTCAACGCGCTGCTCATCCCGTATCTGCTCTCCGCGATCCGGATGTTCGAGTCCGGGATCGCCAGCCGGGAGGACATCGACAACGGTATGGAGATGGGCTGCGCCCATCCGATGGGCCCGCTCAAGCTGTCCGATCTGATCGGCCTGGACACCATCGCGGCCATCGCCGAATCGATGTACTCCGAGTACAAGGAGCCGCTGTACGCCGCTCCCCCGCTGTTGCTGCGCATGGTGGACGCGGGACGGCTGGGCCGTAAGACCGGCTCGGGCTTCTATATGTACTGA
- a CDS encoding NADP-dependent isocitrate dehydrogenase produces the protein MTDSTIIYTHTDEAPALATYSFLPVVEAYASTAGVTVERRDISLAGRIIAQFPERLEEGQRIPDALAELGELAKTPEANIIKLPNISASIPQLKAAVAELQQQGYALPDYPDDPKTDEERDIRARYDKVKGSAVNPVLREGNSDRRAPASVKNYAKAHPHRMGAWSADSRTNVAHMDGDDFRSTEKSVVIAEDGALRIELVGDDGTTTVLRESVPVLAGEVVDASVMRVAVLREFLAAQVDRAKSEGVLFSLHLKATMMKVSDPIVFGHAVRAFFPKTFAAHGETLAAAGLTPNDGLGGILKGLESLPEGPAVKASFDAELAEGPKLAMVDSDRGITNLHVPSDVIVDASMPAMIRTSGHMWGPDGEEADTLAVIPDSSYAGIYQAVIDDCRANGAFDPATMGSVPNVGLMAQKAEEYGSHDKTFEVPTTGTVRVLDGSGNVVLEQVVGAGDIFRMCQTKDVPIRDWVKLAVTRARATGDPAVFWLDEGRAHDANLIEKVKAYLPEHDTEGLEIKILSPVDAITFSLERIRRGENTISVTGNVLRDYLTDLFPILELGTSAKMLSVVPLINGGGLFETGAGGSAPKHVQQLVKENYLRWDSLGEFLALAVSFEHLAQKTGNARAQVLADTLDRATGSFLNENKSPSRRVGGIDNRGSHFYLALYWAQELAKQTDDAELAGAFAALAKTLTEQERTIVDELIAVQGSPAEIGGYYQPDPAKASAVMRPSATLNQALATLG, from the coding sequence GTGACTGACTCGACGATCATCTACACGCACACCGACGAGGCCCCGGCCCTCGCGACGTATTCCTTCCTGCCCGTGGTCGAGGCATACGCCTCGACCGCCGGGGTCACCGTGGAGCGCCGGGACATCTCCCTGGCCGGACGGATCATCGCTCAGTTCCCCGAGCGTCTCGAGGAGGGCCAGCGGATCCCCGACGCCCTCGCCGAGCTGGGCGAGCTCGCCAAGACCCCCGAGGCGAACATCATCAAGCTGCCGAACATCTCGGCGTCGATCCCGCAGCTGAAGGCCGCGGTCGCCGAGCTCCAGCAGCAGGGCTACGCACTGCCGGACTACCCGGACGACCCGAAGACCGACGAGGAGCGCGACATCCGCGCCCGCTACGACAAGGTCAAGGGCAGCGCCGTCAACCCGGTGCTGCGCGAGGGCAACTCCGACCGCCGCGCCCCCGCCTCGGTCAAGAACTACGCCAAGGCGCACCCGCACCGCATGGGCGCCTGGTCGGCCGACTCCAGGACCAACGTCGCCCACATGGACGGCGACGACTTCCGTTCCACCGAGAAGTCCGTGGTCATCGCCGAGGACGGCGCGCTGCGCATCGAGCTGGTGGGTGACGACGGCACCACCACCGTGCTGCGCGAGTCGGTACCGGTGCTCGCGGGCGAGGTCGTGGACGCGTCCGTGATGCGCGTGGCCGTGCTGCGGGAGTTCCTCGCCGCGCAGGTCGACCGCGCCAAGTCCGAGGGTGTGCTGTTCTCGCTGCACCTGAAGGCCACGATGATGAAGGTCTCCGACCCGATCGTCTTCGGCCACGCGGTGCGCGCGTTCTTCCCGAAGACCTTCGCCGCCCACGGCGAGACGCTGGCCGCCGCCGGTCTGACCCCGAACGACGGCCTCGGCGGCATCCTCAAGGGCCTGGAGTCCCTCCCCGAGGGCCCGGCGGTCAAGGCGTCCTTCGACGCCGAGCTGGCCGAGGGCCCGAAGCTGGCCATGGTCGACTCCGACCGCGGCATCACCAACCTGCACGTCCCGAGCGATGTCATCGTGGACGCCTCCATGCCCGCCATGATCCGCACCTCCGGCCACATGTGGGGCCCGGACGGCGAGGAGGCCGACACCCTCGCGGTCATCCCGGACAGCAGCTACGCCGGGATCTACCAGGCCGTCATCGACGACTGCCGCGCCAACGGCGCCTTCGACCCGGCCACCATGGGCTCGGTGCCCAACGTCGGTCTGATGGCGCAGAAGGCCGAGGAGTACGGCAGCCACGACAAGACCTTCGAGGTCCCCACCACCGGCACCGTCCGCGTCCTGGACGGCTCCGGCAACGTGGTGCTTGAGCAGGTCGTCGGTGCCGGTGACATCTTCCGGATGTGCCAGACCAAGGACGTGCCGATCCGCGACTGGGTCAAGCTGGCCGTCACCCGCGCCCGCGCCACCGGCGACCCGGCGGTGTTCTGGCTCGACGAGGGCCGCGCCCACGACGCCAACCTCATCGAGAAGGTCAAGGCGTACCTGCCCGAGCACGATACCGAGGGCCTCGAGATCAAGATCCTGTCGCCGGTCGACGCGATCACGTTCTCCCTCGAGCGGATCCGCCGCGGCGAGAACACGATCTCGGTCACCGGCAACGTCCTGCGTGACTACCTGACCGACCTGTTCCCGATCCTCGAGCTCGGCACCAGCGCCAAGATGCTCTCCGTCGTCCCGCTGATCAACGGCGGCGGGCTGTTCGAGACGGGCGCGGGCGGCTCCGCCCCCAAGCACGTCCAGCAGCTGGTCAAGGAGAACTACCTGCGCTGGGACAGCCTGGGTGAGTTCCTGGCCCTCGCGGTCAGCTTCGAGCACCTCGCGCAGAAGACGGGCAACGCGCGCGCCCAGGTGCTCGCGGACACCCTGGACCGCGCCACCGGCTCGTTCCTCAACGAGAACAAGTCGCCGAGCCGTCGCGTCGGCGGGATCGACAACCGCGGCAGCCACTTCTACCTGGCCCTGTACTGGGCCCAGGAGCTGGCCAAGCAGACCGACGACGCCGAGCTCGCGGGTGCGTTCGCGGCCCTCGCCAAGACGCTCACCGAGCAGGAGCGGACCATCGTCGACGAGCTGATCGCCGTCCAGGGCTCGCCCGCCGAGATCGGTGGCTACTACCAGCCCGACCCGGCGAAGGCCTCGGCCGTCATGCGGCCGTCGGCCACGCTCAACCAGGCCCTCGCAACCCTCGGCTGA
- a CDS encoding beta-ketoacyl synthase: MSTAHSTTGPMAEPVLITGLGATTPLGGDVASTWAAMLAGRSGIGPIEEEWATGLPVRIAGRLAVEPTEVMDRVRARRLDRCEQIALIAAGEAWADAGTPGVDPERLAVVIGTGTGGALTMLGQDDVLERSGVRRVSPHTVPMLMANGPAAWVSIELGARGGAHTPVSACASGAEAIAMGLDLIRLGRADVVVAGGTEACVCALPLAGFAQAKAHSTRNHEPALASRPFDVDRDGFVIGEGAAVVVLERAGFAAARAARAHAALAGAGVTSDAYHITAGHPEGQVRAMRRALDSAGLSPLDVGHVHAHATSTPKGDLVEAQSIAEAVGVHPAVTATKSMTGHLFGAAGAVGAMAAILAVRDGVIPPTRNLDTLDPEVKLDVVAGGPRRGGLTAALANSFGFGGHNASLVFTPAP; this comes from the coding sequence ATGTCAACAGCACACAGCACCACCGGCCCGATGGCCGAGCCGGTGCTGATCACCGGGCTCGGGGCCACCACACCGCTGGGTGGGGACGTGGCCTCGACCTGGGCCGCGATGCTGGCCGGGCGGTCCGGGATCGGCCCGATCGAGGAGGAGTGGGCGACCGGGCTGCCGGTGCGGATCGCGGGCCGTCTCGCGGTGGAACCCACCGAGGTGATGGACCGGGTGCGGGCCCGGCGGCTGGACCGCTGTGAGCAGATCGCGCTGATCGCCGCCGGGGAGGCATGGGCGGACGCGGGGACACCCGGCGTCGATCCGGAACGGCTGGCCGTGGTGATCGGGACCGGTACCGGCGGGGCGCTGACCATGCTGGGCCAGGACGATGTGCTCGAGAGGTCGGGGGTGCGGCGGGTGTCGCCGCACACCGTGCCGATGCTGATGGCGAACGGGCCCGCGGCCTGGGTCAGCATCGAACTGGGCGCGCGCGGCGGCGCCCACACCCCGGTCAGCGCCTGTGCGTCGGGGGCCGAGGCCATCGCGATGGGCCTGGATCTGATCCGTCTCGGCCGGGCCGATGTGGTGGTGGCGGGCGGCACCGAAGCCTGTGTCTGCGCACTGCCACTGGCCGGGTTCGCCCAGGCCAAGGCGCATTCGACCCGTAATCACGAACCCGCCCTGGCCTCCCGTCCGTTCGATGTGGACCGGGACGGCTTCGTCATCGGGGAGGGCGCGGCGGTGGTCGTGCTGGAGCGCGCCGGGTTCGCCGCGGCGCGGGCGGCCCGGGCCCACGCGGCGCTCGCGGGCGCGGGTGTCACCTCGGACGCGTACCACATCACCGCCGGGCATCCCGAGGGCCAGGTCCGCGCGATGCGGAGGGCGCTGGACTCGGCGGGGCTGTCCCCGCTCGACGTCGGGCACGTCCACGCCCACGCCACCTCGACCCCCAAGGGCGATCTGGTCGAGGCCCAGTCGATCGCCGAGGCCGTCGGGGTGCATCCGGCCGTCACCGCGACCAAGTCGATGACCGGCCATCTCTTCGGGGCGGCGGGGGCGGTCGGCGCGATGGCCGCGATCCTCGCGGTCCGCGACGGCGTCATCCCACCGACCCGCAATCTGGACACCCTCGACCCGGAGGTGAAGCTCGACGTCGTGGCGGGCGGGCCCCGGCGGGGCGGACTGACGGCGGCGCTGGCGAACTCCTTCGGCTTCGGCGGCCACAACGCCTCGCTGGTCTTCACCCCCGCGCCCTGA
- a CDS encoding DMT family transporter produces the protein MTAQDSATAPRTIAVSGDDEPRPGGVSHPEGSGTGTLLAALGVAAFSLTFPATAWGLEGLGPWSVTTCRMVLAALVAGGALAALRVPLPHRRHWAGLLVVAAGVVVGFPLLTTLALQTSTTSHAAVVVGLLPLTTAAFSAVRTGVRPSRVFWAAALAGAAVVIAFAVQQSGGAPTTGDLYLFGALLVCAAGYTEGGRLAAHMPGWQVIGWALVGCLPLAVGGAALSLRYEPVHLGVHAVAGLLWLAVGSQFVGLLVWYRGMAAIGVARASQLQLAQPLLTLVWSVLLLNEDLSPAAPAAAVAVLVCIGVTQRARMPEKAATPEKTARKDARAGAIPEDRP, from the coding sequence ATGACAGCACAGGATAGCGCTACTGCTCCTCGCACGATAGCGGTGAGCGGAGACGACGAGCCCCGGCCGGGCGGTGTATCGCACCCCGAGGGGTCCGGCACCGGCACCCTGCTCGCCGCGCTGGGCGTGGCCGCCTTCTCCCTGACCTTCCCCGCCACCGCCTGGGGTCTGGAGGGTCTCGGCCCCTGGTCGGTGACCACCTGCCGGATGGTGCTGGCCGCGCTGGTCGCCGGCGGGGCACTGGCCGCGCTGCGGGTTCCGCTGCCGCACCGCCGCCACTGGGCCGGACTGCTGGTGGTGGCCGCCGGGGTGGTGGTGGGCTTCCCGCTGCTGACCACGCTCGCCCTCCAGACCTCCACCACCTCGCACGCGGCCGTGGTCGTCGGACTGCTGCCGCTGACCACCGCCGCCTTCTCCGCCGTACGCACCGGGGTGCGGCCGTCCCGGGTGTTCTGGGCGGCGGCGCTGGCCGGGGCCGCGGTGGTGATCGCCTTCGCGGTGCAGCAGAGCGGCGGCGCCCCGACCACCGGCGATCTGTATCTGTTCGGCGCGCTGCTGGTGTGCGCCGCGGGCTACACCGAGGGCGGACGGCTGGCCGCCCATATGCCGGGGTGGCAGGTGATCGGCTGGGCCCTGGTGGGATGTCTGCCGCTCGCCGTGGGGGGTGCGGCACTGTCGCTGCGGTACGAGCCGGTCCACCTCGGCGTCCACGCGGTCGCCGGGCTGCTGTGGCTGGCGGTGGGCTCGCAGTTCGTGGGGCTGCTGGTCTGGTACCGCGGGATGGCCGCCATCGGGGTGGCCCGGGCCAGCCAGCTCCAGCTGGCCCAGCCGCTGCTGACCCTGGTGTGGTCGGTGCTGCTGCTGAACGAGGACCTCTCCCCCGCTGCCCCGGCCGCCGCGGTCGCGGTCCTGGTGTGCATCGGGGTGACCCAGCGGGCCCGGATGCCGGAAAAGGCGGCGACGCCGGAAAAGACGGCACGGAAGGACGCCCGGGCAGGCGCGATCCCGGAGGACCGGCCATAA
- a CDS encoding MgtC/SapB family protein: MIAAPLWDFGADQGARQFAELGVALVLSTLIGLERAVQQKSAGLRTHTLVGVGSALFMQVSQYGFADVLLRDHVTLDPSRVAAQIVSGIGFIGGGLIFVRRDAVKGLTTAATIWLTCAVGMACGGGLALLATAATAIHFLVVRGYPMVTRHLPAVWAEEQVEVQLSYRIGGGLLPRVLELCTAAGFRVLRVRVDRAPWKGRDRPARDVRTDEEARPGERGVAEVLVALEGTGDVHQLVGEISELEGVLGADAGRDLDSSD; the protein is encoded by the coding sequence ATGATCGCCGCCCCGCTGTGGGACTTCGGCGCCGACCAGGGCGCGCGGCAGTTCGCCGAGCTCGGCGTCGCGCTGGTGCTCTCCACCCTGATCGGGCTGGAGCGGGCCGTCCAGCAGAAGAGCGCGGGGCTGCGCACCCACACCCTGGTCGGGGTGGGCAGCGCGCTGTTCATGCAGGTCTCGCAGTACGGCTTCGCCGATGTGCTGCTGCGCGACCACGTGACCCTGGACCCCTCACGGGTGGCGGCGCAGATCGTCTCCGGTATCGGCTTCATCGGCGGTGGCCTGATCTTCGTCCGGCGCGACGCCGTCAAAGGACTGACCACCGCGGCGACCATCTGGCTGACCTGTGCGGTGGGCATGGCCTGCGGTGGCGGGCTCGCCCTGCTGGCCACGGCGGCCACCGCGATCCACTTCCTGGTGGTGCGCGGCTATCCGATGGTGACCCGCCATCTTCCGGCCGTCTGGGCGGAGGAGCAGGTGGAGGTGCAGCTCTCCTACCGGATCGGCGGCGGGCTGCTGCCACGGGTGCTGGAGCTGTGCACCGCCGCCGGGTTCCGGGTGCTGCGGGTACGGGTGGACCGGGCGCCCTGGAAGGGCCGGGACCGCCCGGCCCGGGACGTCCGCACCGATGAGGAGGCCCGTCCCGGGGAGCGCGGTGTCGCCGAGGTGCTGGTGGCGCTGGAGGGCACCGGGGACGTGCACCAGCTGGTGGGGGAGATCTCCGAGCTGGAGGGGGTCCTGGGCGCCGACGCCGGACGGGACCTGGACTCCTCGGACTGA
- a CDS encoding DUF1918 domain-containing protein: protein MEATVGDKLLVHGRVVGIHDRTAEIIEVLGDHGEPPYRVRYEDDGHECLFSPGPDSVVRHLPAGPRR, encoded by the coding sequence ATGGAGGCGACCGTAGGCGACAAGCTGCTGGTGCACGGCAGGGTTGTCGGCATTCACGACCGGACCGCGGAAATCATCGAAGTGCTCGGGGACCACGGGGAACCGCCCTACCGCGTCCGCTACGAGGACGACGGCCACGAGTGCCTGTTCTCTCCCGGCCCCGACTCGGTCGTCCGCCACCTTCCCGCCGGCCCCCGGCGCTAG
- a CDS encoding GNAT family N-acetyltransferase has protein sequence MNDGFEISTDPARLDPARIHHWLSTDAYWALGRTREKQDRAIASSLNFGVYDTASGAQVAYARIVTDYATFSWLCDVYVDRSVRGKGLGTDLVTAVRDHLAPYGLRRILLATHDAHGVYTKVGFEPLDDPSHWMHLLFSRQPSARDEG, from the coding sequence ATGAACGACGGTTTCGAGATATCCACCGACCCGGCGCGGCTCGACCCGGCCCGTATCCACCACTGGCTGTCCACCGACGCCTACTGGGCCCTCGGCCGCACCCGGGAGAAGCAGGACCGGGCGATCGCCTCCTCGCTCAACTTCGGCGTGTACGACACCGCGTCGGGCGCCCAGGTCGCCTACGCCCGCATCGTCACCGACTACGCCACCTTCTCCTGGCTGTGCGATGTCTACGTCGACCGCTCCGTTCGCGGCAAGGGCCTGGGCACCGACCTGGTCACCGCCGTCCGCGACCATCTCGCGCCGTACGGGCTGCGCCGCATCCTGCTGGCCACCCACGACGCCCACGGCGTCTACACGAAGGTGGGCTTCGAGCCGCTGGACGACCCGTCCCACTGGATGCACCTCCTCTTCTCCCGGCAGCCGTCCGCCCGCGACGAGGGGTGA
- a CDS encoding glycoside hydrolase family 10 protein: MGQITRRSLTVAAAGALAGAATAGEATAAGWEGRHRREFRGMWLATVANRDWPSRPGLPAEQQRAELLGFLDTAVRRRLNAVVFQVRPTADALWPSPYEPWAQYLTGTQGQDPGWDPLGTAVREAHRRGLELHAWFNPYRVANHTDPGKLVPTHPARRHPEWIVTYGGKLYYNPGLPEVRRFVQDAMLDAVVRYDIDAVHWDDYFYPYPVAGQVFDDDAAYARYGAGFPDRAAWRRDNIDRLVRETAVRIKRLRPGVRFGISPFAVWRNAATDPRGSRTTAGVQTYDDLYADTRGWVRRGWLDYVVPQVYWNIGFAAADYAELVPWWADTVRGTGVRLYIGEALYKAGDPAQPAPWQDPAELSRHLTFDRDFPEVRGNVFFSAKEVAADRNGAMARVVADHYGCRVRPPR, encoded by the coding sequence ATGGGGCAGATCACGCGCAGAAGTCTGACGGTGGCGGCCGCGGGGGCGCTGGCGGGCGCCGCCACGGCGGGCGAGGCGACGGCGGCCGGGTGGGAGGGGCGGCACCGGCGCGAGTTCCGCGGGATGTGGCTGGCCACCGTCGCCAACCGGGACTGGCCCTCCCGGCCCGGCCTTCCCGCCGAGCAGCAGCGGGCCGAACTGCTCGGCTTCCTCGACACCGCCGTGCGGCGCCGGCTCAACGCGGTGGTCTTCCAGGTGCGGCCGACCGCCGACGCGCTGTGGCCCTCGCCGTACGAGCCGTGGGCGCAGTACCTCACCGGTACCCAGGGGCAGGACCCGGGCTGGGACCCGCTGGGCACCGCGGTACGCGAGGCGCACCGGCGCGGACTGGAGCTGCACGCCTGGTTCAACCCCTATCGCGTCGCCAACCACACCGACCCCGGCAAGCTGGTCCCCACCCACCCCGCGCGGCGCCACCCCGAGTGGATCGTGACGTACGGCGGAAAGCTCTACTACAACCCCGGGCTGCCCGAGGTCCGCCGCTTCGTCCAGGACGCGATGCTGGACGCCGTCGTCCGCTACGACATCGACGCCGTCCACTGGGACGACTACTTCTACCCCTATCCGGTCGCCGGCCAGGTCTTCGACGACGACGCCGCGTACGCGCGCTACGGGGCGGGCTTCCCGGACCGGGCCGCCTGGCGCCGGGACAACATCGACCGCCTGGTGCGCGAGACGGCCGTCCGGATCAAGCGGCTGAGGCCGGGGGTGCGCTTCGGCATCAGCCCCTTCGCCGTGTGGCGCAACGCGGCCACCGATCCGCGCGGTTCGCGGACCACCGCCGGGGTGCAGACCTACGACGACCTGTACGCGGACACCCGCGGCTGGGTGCGGCGGGGCTGGCTGGACTACGTCGTGCCGCAGGTGTACTGGAACATCGGCTTCGCCGCCGCCGACTACGCCGAGCTGGTGCCGTGGTGGGCGGACACCGTACGCGGCACCGGGGTGCGGCTGTACATCGGCGAGGCGCTGTACAAGGCGGGCGATCCGGCGCAGCCCGCCCCCTGGCAGGACCCGGCGGAGCTGTCCCGCCACCTCACCTTCGACCGGGACTTCCCCGAGGTCCGCGGAAACGTCTTCTTCTCCGCGAAGGAAGTGGCCGCCGACCGCAACGGCGCCATGGCGCGTGTGGTCGCCGACCACTACGGGTGCCGGGTGCGTCCGCCCCGCTGA
- a CDS encoding NUDIX hydrolase gives MRWKNLRERTVYENRWFRVNLADVRLPDGRHLDHYLIRLRPVAVATVVNAANEVLLLWRHRFITDAWGWELAAGVVEDGESVEDAAAREMEEETGWRPGPLRHLLSVEPSNGLTDARHHIYWAEEAAYVGHPEDDFESDRREWVPLKSVPDLVARGEVPAANMAAALLLLHHIRLG, from the coding sequence GTGCGGTGGAAGAACCTCAGGGAGCGGACCGTGTACGAGAACCGGTGGTTCCGGGTCAATCTCGCCGATGTCAGACTCCCCGACGGCCGCCATCTGGACCACTATCTGATCCGGCTGCGGCCGGTGGCCGTGGCCACCGTGGTCAACGCGGCCAACGAGGTGCTGCTGCTGTGGCGGCACCGCTTCATCACCGACGCCTGGGGCTGGGAACTGGCCGCCGGTGTTGTCGAGGACGGCGAGAGCGTCGAGGACGCCGCGGCGCGGGAGATGGAGGAGGAGACCGGCTGGCGCCCCGGGCCGCTGCGCCATCTGCTCTCCGTCGAGCCGTCCAACGGGCTCACCGACGCCCGGCACCACATCTACTGGGCCGAGGAGGCCGCGTACGTCGGGCACCCGGAGGACGACTTCGAGTCCGACCGCCGGGAGTGGGTGCCGCTGAAGTCGGTACCCGACCTGGTCGCGCGGGGCGAGGTGCCCGCGGCCAACATGGCGGCGGCGTTGCTGCTGCTCCACCACATCCGCCTCGGCTGA
- a CDS encoding histidine phosphatase family protein: MTFRLTLIAAARSSSRLGERFDDERPLDVEGRIAVERAAPALLPLAAAELRYCSPSPRSRETGDALGFTPLVQLALRDCDMGRWRGRTLADVMAREPATVDAWLADPRSAPHGGESLLDFITRVGGWLDTRPAEEHTKMLAVADPGVIRAAMMYAIKAPPHCYWNVDVQPLSTLSLTGHPGQWRLRMDCDALR, translated from the coding sequence ATGACGTTCCGGCTCACGCTGATAGCCGCCGCCCGCAGCTCCTCCCGGCTCGGCGAGCGGTTCGACGACGAACGGCCCCTGGACGTGGAGGGCCGCATCGCCGTGGAGCGGGCCGCGCCCGCCCTGCTGCCGCTGGCCGCGGCGGAGCTGCGCTACTGCTCGCCGTCGCCGCGCAGCCGGGAGACCGGCGACGCCCTCGGCTTCACCCCGCTCGTCCAACTCGCCCTGCGCGACTGCGACATGGGCCGTTGGCGGGGCCGCACCCTCGCGGATGTGATGGCGCGCGAACCGGCGACGGTCGACGCCTGGCTCGCCGACCCGCGCTCCGCGCCGCACGGCGGTGAATCGCTGCTGGACTTCATCACCCGGGTCGGCGGCTGGCTGGACACCCGTCCGGCCGAGGAGCACACCAAGATGCTCGCGGTCGCCGACCCCGGGGTGATCCGCGCGGCCATGATGTACGCGATCAAGGCGCCCCCGCACTGCTACTGGAACGTCGACGTCCAGCCGCTGTCCACGCTCAGCCTCACCGGCCACCCCGGGCAGTGGCGACTGCGGATGGACTGCGACGCGCTCCGCTGA